A stretch of Desulfitobacterium dichloroeliminans LMG P-21439 DNA encodes these proteins:
- a CDS encoding GNAT family N-acetyltransferase, whose product MKWLASVSNMSIGRTGMIIRKFEYLDTEEIIEIWYNVSVLAHSFISKEVWDSYKSELRNKYLPAAETWVAEESGNLIGFISLLENFIGALFVIPTKQGKGVGTKLTELAKQEKEHLNVGVYNKNIDAKRFYIKSGFTYLGEEVQQETGELVINMIFE is encoded by the coding sequence ATGAAATGGCTTGCATCTGTTTCTAATATGTCTATTGGGAGGACAGGGATGATAATTAGGAAATTCGAGTATCTTGATACTGAAGAAATAATTGAGATCTGGTACAACGTAAGTGTACTAGCCCACTCGTTTATTTCCAAGGAAGTGTGGGATTCATACAAGAGTGAGTTAAGAAATAAGTATCTACCAGCAGCTGAGACATGGGTTGCCGAGGAAAGTGGTAATTTGATTGGCTTTATATCATTACTTGAAAATTTTATTGGAGCATTATTCGTTATACCAACAAAGCAAGGAAAAGGAGTCGGTACAAAACTAACCGAACTGGCAAAACAAGAAAAGGAACATTTAAACGTTGGTGTATACAATAAGAATATTGATGCGAAAAGATTTTATATCAAAAGCGGATTCACATATCTAGGGGAGGAAGTTCAGCAGGAAACAGGGGAATTAGTTATAAATATGATATTTGAGTAA
- a CDS encoding cell division protein, translating into MKRLYLIPLPAIIIGSLAMYMNGVSTIIWSQNIFASLIAVILSDLISRKTKIIGSIFSIPFVILLLLFAFFDLGLEGVHRWVSIGPIRFYIASIVLPILIIGLWKITKRFNWWIPTIITMGVSLLLALQPDASQSTAFIIPMAIILFNKASKSRYRLSVSFLFSLIIILSWLYLDNLPPVPYVEEIVKMVANMGVVWFVFGITSLVILPLPFFLFPPKNAKLPAKCLGLYFAIILISTLFGNFPVPIMGYGTSPIIGYFVAIAWLINAEPNS; encoded by the coding sequence TTGAAAAGATTATATCTTATACCCCTTCCGGCAATTATTATTGGGTCGTTAGCAATGTATATGAATGGAGTTTCAACGATTATTTGGAGTCAAAATATCTTTGCTTCATTGATAGCGGTGATACTTTCGGATCTTATATCACGAAAAACTAAAATCATAGGCAGTATTTTTAGTATCCCATTCGTTATACTGCTCTTATTGTTTGCTTTTTTCGACTTAGGTTTAGAAGGTGTCCACAGATGGGTATCTATTGGCCCCATAAGATTCTACATAGCAAGCATAGTATTACCTATCTTGATTATTGGGTTATGGAAAATTACAAAAAGGTTCAACTGGTGGATTCCGACTATAATTACAATGGGAGTGTCCCTACTACTAGCTTTACAACCTGACGCTTCTCAATCTACTGCTTTTATAATTCCGATGGCCATTATTTTATTTAATAAGGCAAGTAAAAGTCGTTATCGCTTAAGTGTTTCGTTTTTATTTTCTCTAATTATAATCCTTTCGTGGCTGTACTTAGATAATCTGCCCCCAGTACCTTATGTTGAAGAAATAGTTAAAATGGTAGCCAATATGGGTGTTGTATGGTTTGTTTTTGGAATCACGTCTCTTGTAATACTGCCATTGCCATTTTTCTTATTTCCACCGAAAAATGCTAAGTTGCCCGCAAAATGTCTTGGATTATACTTCGCAATTATTTTGATTTCCACACTATTTGGTAATTTTCCAGTTCCAATAATGGGATATGGAACTTCTCCGATAATCGGTTATTTTGTTGCTATTGCTTGGCTTATCAATGCTGAACCTAATTCGTAA
- a CDS encoding GNAT family N-acetyltransferase → MKITIRQETKRDYQTTEDIVKKAFKDAEYSDQKEQFLVSRLRNSKVFVPELSLIGEVDGEFIGHIMLTKLIIENDEREYETLALAPVSVLPEYQNKGIGSKMINEGLRIAKELGFKSVIVLGHEKYYPRFGFRPASRWNIKAPFDVPDESFMALELETGSLAEVIGTVVYPQEFFE, encoded by the coding sequence ATGAAGATTACCATAAGGCAAGAAACAAAAAGAGATTATCAAACAACAGAGGATATCGTTAAGAAAGCATTCAAAGATGCTGAATACAGTGACCAAAAGGAGCAGTTCTTGGTAAGTAGATTGAGAAATAGTAAAGTTTTCGTTCCAGAGCTATCTCTTATAGGTGAGGTTGACGGGGAGTTTATCGGGCATATCATGCTTACTAAGCTAATCATCGAGAATGATGAAAGGGAGTATGAAACATTAGCACTAGCTCCTGTCTCTGTTTTGCCAGAGTATCAGAATAAAGGTATTGGAAGTAAGATGATCAATGAAGGGCTGAGAATTGCTAAGGAATTGGGTTTCAAGTCAGTCATTGTTCTTGGACATGAAAAGTATTATCCTCGATTTGGATTTAGGCCAGCGAGCAGATGGAATATTAAGGCCCCTTTTGATGTGCCTGATGAATCGTTTATGGCATTGGAACTCGAAACCGGTAGTCTTGCTGAGGTTATAGGAACGGTCGTATATCCCCAAGAATTCTTTGAATGA
- the tnpC gene encoding IS66 family transposase — MSEVKSVKTLENRITELEKENKLLHETVHHLTRKLFGRSSEKTSVLSVGQMSLFDEAETESNPKAVEPDLKQVEGYQRKKFDGQRKELLKDLPHEKRFCTLLEDDRSCEECQTTLVSVGEEFVRTEIEFIPAKVRVIDIYRETFECRSCRKNNLPYMEKAPVPSPVIQHSMASPSTVAWVMHQKFVNALPLYRQEKEWKTLGVELSRATMANWIMVAARDWLTPLLQRMHQKLLEENFLHADETPVQVLNEEGRKNTTDSYMWVYSTSKHCKHPIRIFEYQPGRSGKYPQKFLKGFKGYLHSDAYSGYQKVEGITRCLCWAHVRRNFVDALPKDIHSPEATLVSDGVRFCNELFEIEKTLEGCSREERQSERLKQEQPVLEAFWAWVDYNKKKVLPKSKLGQALNYAINHKQELINYLLDGNCSISNNLAENSIRPFTIGRKNWLFSGSPKGATASAAVYSMIEAAKANGLNPYKYLCFIFKELPGVQFGQYPEFLEDYLPWSPDVQAVCK, encoded by the coding sequence ATGAGTGAAGTAAAATCGGTAAAAACTCTTGAAAACCGCATCACCGAACTAGAGAAGGAAAACAAACTTCTTCATGAAACCGTTCATCATCTGACCCGTAAACTCTTTGGTCGAAGCTCTGAGAAGACATCCGTCCTTTCTGTGGGACAGATGTCTCTTTTTGATGAAGCAGAAACGGAATCTAATCCTAAGGCTGTGGAACCGGACCTTAAGCAAGTCGAGGGGTACCAGAGAAAGAAATTCGACGGTCAGCGTAAGGAACTTTTGAAAGACCTTCCCCATGAAAAGCGGTTCTGTACTCTCTTAGAAGATGACCGGTCCTGCGAAGAGTGTCAGACGACACTGGTCTCTGTGGGAGAAGAGTTCGTGAGAACCGAAATTGAATTCATCCCTGCAAAAGTAAGAGTAATCGATATTTACCGCGAAACCTTCGAGTGCCGTAGCTGCCGTAAGAATAACTTGCCCTATATGGAGAAAGCACCTGTACCTTCGCCAGTCATTCAACACTCCATGGCATCTCCCTCCACAGTAGCTTGGGTGATGCATCAGAAGTTTGTCAACGCGCTTCCTCTGTACCGTCAGGAAAAGGAGTGGAAGACGCTGGGCGTTGAATTAAGCCGTGCCACCATGGCCAATTGGATCATGGTCGCAGCCCGAGATTGGCTGACCCCGCTTTTGCAACGGATGCATCAGAAGCTCTTGGAGGAAAACTTCCTGCATGCTGACGAAACTCCGGTTCAAGTCCTCAACGAAGAGGGCCGAAAGAATACCACGGATTCTTACATGTGGGTTTACAGTACGAGCAAACACTGTAAGCATCCCATCCGGATCTTCGAGTACCAACCAGGCAGAAGTGGTAAATATCCTCAGAAATTCCTGAAAGGATTTAAGGGATACCTCCACTCGGATGCCTACTCAGGCTACCAAAAGGTGGAGGGAATCACGCGATGCCTGTGCTGGGCTCATGTTCGAAGGAATTTCGTTGATGCCCTGCCGAAGGATATCCATAGCCCGGAAGCCACTTTGGTAAGCGATGGAGTTCGATTCTGTAATGAGCTCTTTGAGATAGAGAAGACTCTTGAAGGGTGTTCAAGGGAAGAGCGACAATCCGAGCGTCTGAAACAGGAGCAACCTGTTTTGGAGGCCTTTTGGGCATGGGTAGATTACAATAAGAAAAAGGTTCTCCCTAAATCTAAACTGGGGCAAGCTCTTAATTACGCCATAAACCATAAACAGGAATTGATCAATTATCTGTTGGATGGAAACTGCTCCATCTCGAACAACTTAGCTGAAAACAGCATCCGCCCCTTTACGATCGGACGAAAGAACTGGCTGTTTAGTGGAAGCCCGAAAGGAGCAACTGCTAGCGCTGCCGTTTACAGCATGATTGAAGCGGCTAAGGCCAATGGCCTGAATCCCTATAAATATCTTTGTTTCATCTTTAAAGAGTTGCCCGGGGTGCAGTTCGGTCAATACCCAGAATTTCTTGAAGATTATCTGCCGTGGAGTCCAGATGTACAGGCTGTCTGCAAATAG